The stretch of DNA CGAGGTCGGGATAATCGTGGGGCAGGATGGTGCGTTTCATCTCCGAGAGCACGCCGGCAATCTCTACACCAGTAGCTCCGCCGCCCACGATCACGACGTTGAGCAGTTCTTGTTGTTCTTGTTGAGTGGAACAAGTGATAGCCCGTTCGATGTTGGCGAGGATAGCGTTTTGCAATCCCATGGCCTCGTCTACGGTTTTCATCGGCATGGCCTTACGTTCCACGTTCCGATTGCCAAAGAAATTGGTCGTGGTTCCTGCTGCCAGCACCAGATAGTCGTACTCCACCTTACCGATGGAGGTCTGTATGAGTTTCTTCTCGGGAAAGATGGCCCGCAGTTCGGCCATCCGGAAGTAGAAGTTCTTGCGGTGTTGGAAGTTTCGACGGAAAGGGAAGGAGATAGAACTGGCCTCCATTCCGGCCGATGCCACCTGATAGATGAGCGGCGGAAACTGATGATAATTGTTCTTATCGATCAGAATGACCTGATAGGGAGTGCCTTTCAGTCCGTTGGCCAGTTGCAAACCGCCGAAGCCTCCGCCCACGATCACAATACGTTTGGTGTTATCCTTTTTGATGTTCAAACTCATACGTTCGGTGTGTTAGTGATGAATATCCCATTGAATGCACTGCAAAAGTACTCCTTTCTCTGGTTAAACCGCGGAGTAGAGCCTCTTTTTCTTCTCCTCTTTTATAAGGATTCTTCTGAGCAGGGTGAGAGTTGAATGTGCAGAATGCCGCCAAAGGGGGCGAGATGTTCAAAAGCATGTTGTGTAGAAAACAGTCCTGCGTAGATGCCTGCACAGAGAAGCACGCCGCCATGGGAAAAAATGGCCACGCGTCGGAAAGGTTGTTGTCGCAGGTGGTCGAGAAAAGCCGTCACGCGCGCATAGAATTGTGGAAAGCCTTCGCCGTTGGTGGTGCTCACGTTCATGTAGTCGGCATACCAGCGTTGCAGATTTTCGTCGTCGATGTCTTCGAATCGGCGCATCTCCCAGTCGCCCATGTG from Prevotella sp. oral taxon 475 encodes:
- the cobC gene encoding alpha-ribazole phosphatase, giving the protein MDIFLVRHTRVDVPPGTCYGWTDVPLCDTFPQEAAQTQQELAPQGPFDAVFSSPLTRARRLAAFCGYTHPIVDHRLKEMHMGDWEMRRFEDIDDENLQRWYADYMNVSTTNGEGFPQFYARVTAFLDHLRQQPFRRVAIFSHGGVLLCAGIYAGLFSTQHAFEHLAPFGGILHIQLSPCSEESL